One window from the genome of Streptomyces sp. NBC_00287 encodes:
- a CDS encoding ComEA family DNA-binding protein produces the protein MALRSRTRTAAAASGPGRGPRSDVRTRHRRPYPRGRARHRHASAEELRRRAEVLFGERAVEERESGKGPPPEEDAGLDPGAPLAVAAEDWRGRAGLALRERLPLWMQERCGLERRSVVALAVVLVVAAGFAVQHFWTGRTQDVRAPEVVGAASYGEGEASAEPGVGPASASAGASAGALAGAQIVVDVSGKVREPGIHRLPQGSRVDDALRAAGGVRPGTSTAGLNRARFLVDGEQVVVGAPAPVPGGAPVPGPAGAASTAPVSLNTATAEQLDTLPGVGPVLAQHIIDHRTRTGGFRSVEELREVNGIGERRFADLRNLVRP, from the coding sequence ATGGCACTTCGATCACGTACACGCACCGCCGCCGCGGCCAGTGGGCCCGGTCGCGGACCCCGCTCCGATGTCCGCACACGTCACCGCCGTCCGTACCCGCGCGGCCGGGCCCGGCACCGCCATGCCTCGGCCGAGGAGCTCCGCCGACGTGCGGAGGTGCTCTTCGGCGAACGAGCGGTGGAGGAACGGGAGTCGGGGAAGGGACCCCCGCCGGAGGAGGACGCGGGCCTGGATCCGGGTGCGCCCCTTGCCGTCGCGGCTGAGGACTGGCGGGGGCGGGCCGGGCTCGCACTGCGGGAGCGGCTGCCGTTGTGGATGCAGGAGCGGTGCGGACTTGAGCGGCGGAGTGTGGTGGCGCTCGCTGTGGTGCTGGTCGTCGCGGCGGGGTTTGCGGTGCAGCACTTCTGGACGGGGCGGACGCAGGATGTGCGGGCGCCTGAGGTGGTGGGGGCGGCCTCTTATGGAGAGGGGGAGGCGAGCGCGGAGCCGGGGGTAGGGCCGGCGAGCGCGTCGGCCGGGGCGTCGGCTGGTGCTTTGGCCGGTGCCCAGATCGTGGTGGACGTCAGTGGCAAGGTGCGGGAACCGGGGATCCATAGGCTGCCCCAGGGTTCCCGGGTCGACGACGCGTTGCGTGCGGCCGGCGGGGTGCGGCCCGGGACGAGTACGGCAGGGCTGAACCGGGCGCGCTTTCTAGTCGACGGTGAGCAGGTCGTCGTCGGTGCGCCCGCGCCGGTGCCAGGCGGTGCCCCGGTGCCGGGCCCGGCGGGAGCGGCGTCCACCGCCCCGGTCTCCCTCAACACGGCCACGGCCGAGCAGCTCGACACCCTGCCCGGCGTCGGACCGGTCCTGGCGCAGCACATCATCGACCACCGCACCCGCACCGGCGGTTTCCGCTCCGTGGAGGAGCTGCGCGAGGTCAATGGCATCGGCGAGCGCCGCTTCGCCGACCTGCGAAATCTCGTACGGCCATGA
- the leuS gene encoding leucine--tRNA ligase, producing MSETNPAAAAEVAAPHRYTAAMAADIEARWQDFWDADGTYAAPNPSGDLAGDPALVAKPKKFIMDMFPYPSGAGLHVGHPLGYIATDVFARYQRMTGHNVLHTLGFDAFGLPAEQHAVQTGEHPRITTEAAINNMKSQLRRLGLGHDKRRSFATIDPDYYKWTQWIFLQIFNSWYDDEARTARPIAELVAQFESGERALPGGRSWNELSAAERADVLGEYRLAYASDAPVNWCPGLGTVLANEEVTADGRSERGNYPVFKAKLRQWNMRITAYADRLLDDLDALDWPEAIKLQQRNWIGRSEGARVDFPIDGERITVFTTRPDTLFGASYMVLAPEHPLVEKFTPQEWPEGTHDVWTGGHATPAEAVAAYRAQAASKSDVERQAEAKDKTGVFIGAYATNPVNGEQVPVFIADYVLMGYGTGAIMAVPGHDSRDFEFARAFELPIRCVVEPTDGRGTDTATWDEAFVSYDAKIVNSTGEDVSLDGLGVVEAKARITEWLERTGTGEGTVNFRLRDWLFSRQRYWGEPFPIVYDEDGIAHALPESMLPLELPEVEDYSPRTFDPDDADTQPETPLSRNEDWVNVTLDLGDGSGPRTYRRETNTMPNWAGSCWYELRYLDPHNSEKLVDPEIERYWMGPREGQPHGGVDLYVGGAEHAVLHLLYARFWSKVLFDLGHVSSAEPFHKLFNQGMIQAYVYRDSRGIAVPALEVEERDGAYYYQGEKVSRLLGKMGKSLKNAVTPEAICAEYGADTLRLYEMAMGPLDVSRPWDTRAVVGQFRLLQRLWRNVVDENSGAVTVVDAEPDEDTLRALHKAIDGVRGDLEGMRFNTAIAKVTELNNHLTKAGGAVPRSVAEALVLLVAPLAPHIAEELWRKLGHEDSVVHRDFPVADPAYVVDETVTCVVQIKGKVKARLEVAPSISEEELEKVALADEKVVAALDGAGIRKVIVRAPKLVNIVTA from the coding sequence ATGAGCGAGACGAACCCCGCTGCCGCTGCTGAGGTGGCCGCGCCGCACCGCTACACGGCCGCCATGGCCGCGGACATCGAGGCACGCTGGCAGGACTTCTGGGACGCCGACGGCACCTATGCGGCGCCGAACCCGAGCGGTGACCTGGCGGGCGACCCCGCGCTGGTCGCCAAGCCCAAGAAGTTCATCATGGACATGTTCCCGTACCCCTCCGGTGCGGGCCTGCATGTCGGCCACCCCCTGGGCTACATCGCCACCGATGTATTCGCCCGTTACCAGCGGATGACCGGCCACAACGTCCTGCACACCCTGGGCTTCGACGCCTTCGGCCTGCCCGCCGAGCAGCACGCCGTACAGACCGGCGAGCACCCTCGGATCACCACCGAGGCGGCCATCAACAACATGAAGTCCCAGCTGCGCCGGCTGGGCCTGGGCCACGACAAGCGCCGGTCGTTCGCCACGATCGACCCGGACTACTACAAGTGGACCCAGTGGATCTTCCTGCAGATCTTCAACTCCTGGTACGACGACGAGGCGCGCACCGCCCGCCCGATCGCGGAGCTGGTCGCGCAGTTCGAGAGCGGTGAGCGCGCGCTGCCCGGCGGGCGCTCCTGGAACGAGCTGAGCGCCGCCGAGCGCGCCGACGTCCTGGGCGAGTACCGCCTGGCCTACGCCTCCGACGCGCCCGTCAACTGGTGCCCGGGCCTGGGCACCGTGCTGGCCAACGAGGAGGTCACCGCCGACGGCCGCTCCGAGCGCGGCAACTACCCCGTCTTCAAGGCCAAGCTGCGCCAGTGGAACATGCGCATCACCGCCTACGCCGACCGGCTGCTGGACGACCTGGACGCGCTGGACTGGCCCGAGGCCATCAAGCTGCAGCAGCGCAACTGGATCGGCCGCTCCGAGGGCGCCCGCGTCGACTTCCCGATCGACGGCGAGCGCATCACCGTCTTCACCACGCGCCCCGACACCCTGTTCGGCGCGAGCTACATGGTGCTGGCTCCCGAGCACCCGCTGGTCGAGAAGTTCACCCCGCAGGAGTGGCCCGAGGGCACGCACGACGTGTGGACCGGCGGTCACGCCACCCCGGCCGAGGCTGTCGCCGCGTACCGCGCGCAGGCCGCCTCCAAGTCCGACGTCGAGCGCCAGGCCGAGGCCAAGGACAAGACCGGCGTCTTCATCGGGGCGTACGCCACCAACCCGGTCAACGGCGAGCAGGTCCCGGTCTTCATCGCCGACTATGTGCTGATGGGCTACGGCACCGGCGCGATCATGGCCGTACCGGGGCACGACAGCCGTGACTTCGAGTTCGCGCGCGCCTTCGAACTGCCGATCCGCTGCGTGGTCGAGCCGACCGACGGCCGCGGCACGGACACCGCCACCTGGGACGAGGCCTTCGTCTCGTACGACGCGAAGATCGTCAACTCCACCGGTGAGGATGTCTCCCTGGACGGCCTGGGCGTCGTCGAGGCCAAGGCGCGTATCACCGAGTGGCTGGAGCGCACCGGCACCGGCGAGGGCACCGTCAACTTCCGGCTGCGGGACTGGCTGTTCAGCCGCCAGCGCTACTGGGGCGAGCCCTTCCCGATCGTCTACGACGAGGACGGCATCGCCCATGCGCTGCCCGAGTCGATGCTGCCTCTGGAGCTGCCGGAGGTCGAGGACTACTCCCCGCGCACCTTCGACCCGGACGACGCGGACACCCAGCCCGAGACGCCCCTGTCGCGCAACGAGGACTGGGTCAACGTCACGCTGGACCTGGGCGACGGCTCCGGTCCGCGCACCTACCGCCGCGAGACCAACACCATGCCCAACTGGGCCGGTTCCTGCTGGTACGAGCTGCGCTACCTGGACCCGCACAACTCCGAGAAGCTGGTCGACCCGGAGATCGAGCGGTACTGGATGGGCCCGCGCGAGGGCCAGCCGCACGGCGGTGTCGACCTGTACGTCGGCGGAGCCGAGCACGCGGTGCTGCACCTGCTGTACGCGCGCTTCTGGTCCAAGGTCCTGTTCGACCTGGGACACGTCTCCTCCGCGGAGCCGTTCCACAAGCTGTTCAACCAGGGCATGATCCAGGCCTACGTCTACCGTGACAGCCGCGGCATCGCCGTACCGGCCCTGGAGGTGGAGGAGCGCGACGGCGCGTACTACTACCAGGGCGAGAAGGTCTCCCGGCTGCTGGGCAAGATGGGCAAGTCCCTGAAGAACGCGGTCACTCCGGAGGCCATCTGCGCCGAGTACGGCGCCGACACCCTGCGCCTGTACGAGATGGCGATGGGCCCGCTGGACGTCTCGCGGCCGTGGGACACGCGCGCGGTGGTGGGCCAGTTCCGGCTGCTGCAGCGGCTGTGGCGCAATGTCGTGGACGAGAACTCCGGTGCGGTGACCGTCGTGGATGCCGAGCCCGACGAGGACACCCTGCGGGCGCTGCACAAGGCGATCGACGGAGTGCGCGGTGACCTGGAGGGCATGCGGTTCAACACCGCGATCGCCAAGGTCACCGAGCTGAACAACCACCTGACCAAGGCGGGCGGGGCGGTACCGCGTTCCGTCGCCGAGGCGCTGGTGCTGCTGGTGGCTCCGCTGGCCCCGCACATCGCCGAGGAGCTGTGGCGCAAGCTGGGGCACGAGGACTCGGTGGTGCACCGGGACTTCCCGGTGGCCGATCCGGCGTATGTCGTCGACGAGACGGTGACCTGCGTGGTGCAGATCAAGGGCAAGGTCAAGGCCCGTCTGGAGGTCGCGCCGTCCATCTCCGAGGAGGAGCTGGAGAAGGTGGCGCTGGCCGACGAGAAGGTCGTGGCGGCGCTGGACGGGGCCGGGATCCGCAAGGTGATCGTGCGGGCGCCGAAGCTGGTGAACATCGTTACCGCGTAA
- a CDS encoding ComEC/Rec2 family competence protein, protein MTGAPGSVRPEVHAASGKRLGASHPRQEGPTDLRLVPPALAAWATAALTLNAPAGWGVAVVAVALGLGVALLWVRRLARPRVPVAAVLLCVAAGAASAGLHGADLRRGPVPELARQYATVTAEVELTSDPRLTRPRVRGDRTTPTAVLINAEVRRVEAEGGAVAVTRTPVLMVVEASGGSPWLGLLPSTRLRVSGARLAPPLTGGDRIAAVLRVRGEAAPRVVEPASAAQRLAGRLRAGLREATDGLPADARALLPGLVVGDTSRITPELDEAFKETDLAHTLAVSGSNLTIILVLLIGPPGTAQLVERRGLAPRLGLSLRTTALCGGALTLAFVVVCRPDPSVLRAAACGAVVLLALATGRRRSLVPALATAVLLLVLFAPWLARSYGFLLSVLATGALLMLAPRWSAALRRRGLGPRWAEAVAAAAAAQVVCAPVVVVLSARVSLVAVPCNLLAEFALAPATVLGFAALATAPVAMPVAKLLAWCASWPAGWIADIARTGAALPGAGIDWPGSWAGAGLLLLVTVAALLVGRRLWRHPWWCGAGAVLLVLAVVQPPPLVRVISGWPPPGWRLVMCDVGQGDAAVLAAGEGTGVVVDAGPDPELVDHCLRTLGITRIPLVVLTHFHADHVAGLPGVLRGRAVGTIETTGHEEPVEQVEFVRRQAATRGVPVTRAMAGERRRTGELSWEVLWPPPRPLAEPEGPNDASVTMLAEVAGLRILLLGDLEPPAQRALLRSPAGGLLGGVDVLKVAHHGSAYQDPELIRRAAPRLALISCGEGNPYGHPAPGTVAALRAQGAAVLRTDEDGALAVVGEGRELRVAGD, encoded by the coding sequence ATGACGGGCGCCCCCGGCTCCGTGCGCCCCGAGGTGCACGCGGCCTCCGGAAAACGGCTCGGTGCGTCCCACCCGCGGCAGGAAGGACCGACGGATCTTCGACTCGTACCGCCGGCGCTGGCGGCCTGGGCGACGGCGGCGTTGACACTGAACGCACCGGCCGGATGGGGCGTCGCGGTCGTGGCGGTGGCCCTGGGTCTGGGGGTCGCGCTCCTGTGGGTCCGGCGGCTCGCCCGGCCGCGGGTGCCGGTCGCCGCCGTTCTGCTCTGTGTGGCCGCGGGCGCCGCCTCGGCCGGGCTGCACGGCGCCGACCTGCGGCGCGGTCCGGTGCCGGAGCTGGCGCGGCAGTACGCCACCGTGACCGCGGAGGTGGAGCTCACCTCGGACCCCCGGCTGACCCGCCCCCGGGTCAGAGGGGACCGGACGACCCCGACCGCCGTGCTGATCAACGCCGAGGTGCGAAGGGTGGAGGCCGAGGGCGGGGCGGTGGCGGTGACGCGGACGCCGGTGCTGATGGTCGTGGAGGCGTCCGGAGGGTCGCCCTGGCTCGGGCTGCTGCCGTCCACCCGGCTGCGGGTGAGCGGCGCGAGACTGGCGCCCCCGCTGACGGGCGGGGACCGGATCGCGGCCGTGCTGCGGGTGCGGGGCGAGGCGGCGCCACGGGTTGTGGAGCCGGCGTCGGCGGCGCAGCGGCTCGCCGGGCGGCTGCGGGCAGGGTTGCGGGAGGCGACCGACGGACTGCCGGCGGACGCGCGGGCGCTGTTGCCGGGCCTGGTCGTCGGTGACACCTCGCGGATCACACCGGAGCTGGACGAGGCCTTCAAGGAGACCGATCTCGCGCACACGCTGGCGGTCTCCGGGAGCAACCTCACGATCATCCTGGTGCTGCTCATCGGGCCGCCGGGCACGGCTCAGCTCGTCGAACGCCGTGGTCTCGCGCCCCGGCTCGGGCTGTCCCTGCGGACGACCGCGCTGTGCGGAGGGGCGCTCACGCTCGCCTTCGTGGTCGTGTGCCGACCGGACCCGAGTGTGCTGCGGGCCGCGGCCTGCGGGGCCGTGGTCCTGCTCGCCCTGGCGACCGGGCGCCGCCGTTCCCTGGTGCCCGCGCTGGCCACGGCCGTCCTGCTCCTGGTGCTCTTCGCCCCATGGCTGGCCCGCAGTTACGGCTTCCTGCTCTCGGTCCTGGCCACCGGGGCGCTGCTGATGCTGGCACCGCGCTGGAGTGCCGCGTTGCGGCGGCGCGGGCTCGGTCCGCGGTGGGCGGAGGCGGTGGCGGCAGCGGCGGCCGCTCAGGTGGTGTGCGCGCCGGTCGTGGTGGTGCTGTCGGCGCGGGTGAGCCTGGTGGCGGTGCCGTGCAATCTGCTGGCGGAGTTCGCGCTCGCGCCGGCCACCGTGCTCGGCTTCGCGGCGCTGGCGACGGCCCCGGTGGCGATGCCCGTGGCCAAACTGCTGGCGTGGTGCGCGAGTTGGCCCGCCGGGTGGATCGCGGACATCGCCAGGACCGGGGCGGCGCTGCCCGGTGCGGGGATCGACTGGCCGGGCAGCTGGGCCGGGGCGGGGCTGCTGCTCCTTGTCACCGTGGCCGCGCTGCTGGTCGGCCGACGCTTGTGGCGGCACCCCTGGTGGTGCGGGGCCGGTGCGGTGCTGCTGGTGCTGGCCGTGGTGCAGCCGCCGCCGCTGGTGAGGGTGATCAGCGGCTGGCCACCGCCGGGCTGGCGGCTGGTCATGTGCGATGTGGGACAGGGGGACGCGGCGGTGCTCGCGGCCGGTGAGGGCACCGGGGTGGTCGTGGACGCCGGACCCGACCCGGAGCTCGTCGACCACTGTCTGCGCACGCTGGGCATCACCCGGATCCCGCTGGTCGTGCTGACCCACTTCCACGCCGACCATGTGGCGGGCCTGCCCGGGGTGCTGCGCGGCCGGGCCGTGGGGACGATCGAGACGACCGGTCACGAGGAGCCGGTGGAGCAGGTGGAGTTCGTACGGAGACAGGCCGCGACGCGGGGGGTTCCGGTGACGCGCGCCATGGCCGGGGAGCGGCGGCGCACCGGGGAGCTGTCCTGGGAGGTGCTGTGGCCGCCGCCGAGGCCGCTGGCGGAACCGGAAGGGCCGAACGACGCCAGCGTCACGATGCTCGCGGAGGTGGCGGGGTTGCGGATTCTGCTGCTCGGGGATCTCGAACCTCCGGCCCAGCGGGCCCTGCTGAGGTCGCCGGCGGGTGGGCTGCTGGGCGGGGTGGATGTGCTGAAGGTCGCCCACCATGGTTCGGCCTACCAGGATCCGGAGCTGATACGCAGGGCGGCCCCGCGGCTGGCGCTGATCTCCTGCGGTGAGGGCAACCCGTATGGCCATCCGGCTCCCGGTACGGTCGCGGCGCTGCGGGCGCAGGGGGCGGCGGTGCTGCGGACGGACGAGGACGGGGCGTTGGCCGTCGTGGGCGAGGGCCGGGAGCTGCGAGTGGCGGGAGACTGA
- a CDS encoding DegV family protein, translated as MSRHVAIVTDSTAYLPPRTMERHGITAVPLTVVLGDQALEEGTEISTRSLAQALQKRRPVTTSRPSPEQFAQTYREVAESGATGIVSLHLSAELSGTYDAAVLAAREAPVPVRVVDTGMIAMALGFCALAAAEVAETGGTVDEAVTAAEKRAAGTSAYFYVDTLDYLRRGGRIGAAQALLGSALAVKPLLRLNGGRIEPLEKVRTASKAIARLEEIAADRAGSAQVDIAVHHLAAPDRASALADRLRTRVRGLADLHVSEVGAVIGAHTGPGLLGVVVSPR; from the coding sequence ATGTCCCGCCATGTCGCGATCGTCACCGATTCAACGGCCTACCTGCCGCCGCGGACGATGGAGCGCCACGGCATCACGGCGGTGCCCCTGACCGTGGTCCTCGGTGACCAGGCGCTGGAGGAGGGCACCGAGATCTCGACCCGTTCCCTGGCCCAGGCACTGCAGAAACGGCGCCCGGTCACGACCTCGCGCCCCAGCCCGGAGCAGTTCGCGCAGACCTATCGCGAGGTCGCGGAGTCCGGCGCGACCGGAATCGTTTCGCTGCACCTGTCCGCCGAGCTGTCCGGTACCTACGACGCCGCGGTGCTCGCCGCGCGTGAGGCACCGGTGCCGGTGCGGGTGGTGGACACCGGAATGATCGCGATGGCCCTCGGCTTCTGCGCGCTTGCCGCGGCGGAGGTCGCGGAGACGGGCGGCACGGTCGACGAGGCCGTCACGGCCGCCGAGAAGCGGGCGGCGGGCACCTCCGCCTACTTCTACGTCGACACCCTCGACTATCTGCGCCGAGGTGGCCGAATCGGAGCGGCCCAGGCACTGCTCGGCTCGGCGCTCGCGGTGAAGCCGCTGCTGCGACTCAACGGCGGCCGTATCGAACCCCTGGAGAAGGTGCGGACGGCGTCGAAGGCCATCGCCCGTCTGGAGGAGATCGCCGCGGACCGGGCCGGCAGCGCACAGGTCGACATCGCCGTGCACCATCTCGCCGCCCCCGACCGGGCGTCGGCGCTGGCGGACCGGTTGCGGACGCGGGTGCGGGGTCTGGCGGATCTGCATGTGAGCGAGGTGGGCGCGGTGATCGGGGCGCACACGGGGCCTGGGTTGCTGGGAGTTGTGGTCTCGCCTCGGTGA